The sequence AACCGGATCTACGGCATGACCGGCGGACAGTACTCTCCCATGTCCGGCTGTGGTGTAAAAGCAAGTACAGCACCCTATGGTGTTCCCGATCGTTCCTTTGACCTGGTTGAACTGGCCAAAGGCGCAGGTGCAACGTTTGTGGCAAGAACTACCGTTTACCATGCCAAAGAAGCCCAGAATACAATCAGAAAAGCCATTGAACACAAAGGCTTTTCAGTGGTTGAAATTCTGTCCATGTGCCCCACCCAGTTCGGCAGAAAGAATAAGGCCGGAGAGGCGCCCCAGATGATGGAATGGTACAAGGACAATACCGTACCCATGGGTTCCAAAAAACTGGCAGAAAATCCGGATCTTATTCAACGCGGCGTTTTTGTTGACGAAGAAGCACTCGAATATTGCGACGCTTACCAAACAAACGTCATTGACAAGGTAATGAAGAAAGGATAGGCACAATGGAATCAACAGGAATGGTTTTTACAGCTTCTGGCGGACAAGGGGTTATCACTACAGCCATTATCCTTGCCAGATCAGCTACAATCTTTGAGGGCAAAAACGCTATTCAGTCCCAGAGCTACGGCGCTGCGGCCCGTGGCGGCGCTACCCGTGCCGACATTTTAATTTCAGACGGCAATCTTTATTACCCCAAAGTTGAAGAGGCTGACGTTTTTGTCGCCCTGATGCAGGAAGGCTATGATAAATATGTCAACGTGATTAAACCGGGTGGTCTTATGATAATTGACCCAAGATATGTTACCCCCGGCAATGTCAATGCAAAGATCCTATCGTTGCCCATGTATGACACAGTTGTTAAAGAACTCGGAAAACCGATTGTTTACAGTGTCTGTGTCGTTGGCGCTCTGATCGGTGCAACAGGCATCTGTAAACCCGAATCAGCGATCAGTGTTATCAAGGATGCCATGCCTCCGGCTTTCTTTGACCTGAACACGCAGGCTCTGGAACTTGGTATTAAACTAGGAAAAGAGGCTGCTTAAAACCCAATCTCCAGATTGAACTTTAAGTTAAGCCTACTTGAATAAAGAAAAGGCCGATCCACGTAATTATGTGTTAGATCGGCCTTTTTTTATGTTTGTACCCCCCCTGCCATCAGAAAAAATCTCCCGCCAATACCTGCTTGATTCTGTATATGATTTTCAGACACTCATCATCTAAAGCCCGTACTTGAACAATAAGATCGGCGCTTGTCACGTTTCCGGCATCTCCGAGTAATTCGAGTTTCTCTGCCAAATTGGCGGCATTGTGTGCGGCTAAATATTTCAGCATTCCCTTTAAACGATGTGCATCTTCTTTTAATCCATCATACTCATTTTGTTCTATGCAAACAGTCATCTTTGACACGATCTGTGGATAGTCGGCTTCAAAGGCCTGCAGGCATTGATCTAAAAGAGATTTTTCGCCCCCCATGATCCGTTTTAGTTCCTGAACATCCAGGGTGCGTTCAAAATCCCGGATATCTTCAGGCTTTGCCTCAAAACGTTCCTGCCGGATAACGTTTTGAACGGCTTGGGCCAGCGCATCAGGATTAAGGGGCTTTTCCAAAAATTCATCCATACCGCTATTAAAAAAAAGGGTCTTGTCCTCCTGTGAAGTATGGGCCGTCAGCGCAATGATCGGTGTTCGTGACAGCCCCTTATCCTTTTCAATAGTTCTAATGGCACAAGCGGCATCAATGCCGTTCATTTCCGGCATCTCTCCATCCATTAAAATAAGATCAAAACGATGGGCGCTATACTTTTTTACTGCCTCTTTACCGTTATTCGCAATTTCAACCCGCCCTAGATTCAACATTTTAATCAGGCCTGTGACAACCACCTGATTCATTTTATCATCTTCGGCCAATAAAATCTTACATCCGCTTGTAAACGCCTTTTTATCATTCATAGTTCCACCTGATGATTTAATTCATATCAATAATCGGATGCCGTTAAACGCGCAGAATAATCTTCCAGATCACGCTTAAGTAAGGAAAACTGCTCACCGATCTCCGGCAAAAACTGCTCAAGGCGCTTTAAATCCCCGGCTTTGCCCGCGTGTTCCATTTTGAGAGCGGTTTTCTGAAAAACGCCTGCCGCCACATAACCGGATGCGCCTTTTATTTTATGGGCCTGTGCACCGCTTTTTTGGGCCCGGCCCTGGTTGATCAATTCCGTCAAAATATCAAGTTGTGCCGGCATGTCCTCAAGGAAAACGCTGATGGCCGATGCGGCGAGCTGTTTGTCTTCCATAAGATTGGCCATCAAGGTCTCCGGATTGAACGTATCCGGCGCCTGTCTCTCATTTGTTTTCTGATCCCTTTTTTCCTCATCCACCGAGGGCCGTTCCGGGTTACGGGCCTGGGTGCGATTGAGCCACTTTTCAATTTTTTCGGCCAGAATAATCGGATCTACCGGTTTGCTGATATAATCATTCATGCCTGCGTTCAGGCATTTTTCCCGGTCTCCGGCCATGGCATTGGCCGTCATGGCAATGATCGGGATTTCCGGATGAATAACGCCGGATGCCGTATTTCGGATCATCCGGGTGGCCTCAAGTCCGTCCAGCTCCGGCATCTGCAAATCCATCAGCACCAAATCATATGGAATTTTTTCAAGGGCCTTGATCGCCTCAATGCCGTTTGCCACTGCATCCACACAATATCCGAACTTACCCAGAAGGCCTTTGGCCACGATTTGGTTTGTGAGATTGTCTTCTGCCAGAAGAATCCTCACATTGGCCTGCTTGGTTTCATCATCTGAATGTCGGCTCCGGCTATTTTCTTTTTTACCGGCCGATTCCCCCAAAAGAACACTCGCCAGGGTATCTCCAAGTTCCGAGTACCGCAATGGTTTGGTAAGGTAAGCTGAAACCCCATTGGATTCAAAATACTGTGCATCTCCGCGTCGGCCTATAGGCACCAGCATCACCAATTTAAGATCTGCCCCATAGGGTTCCTTTTTAATGGCCAAACCAAGCGCGTCCCCGCTCATATCAGGCATCTGCGTGTCCAGTATCACAAGATCATAAAACACATTTTGTTGGGCCGTGCTTTGTATTTTTTCCAAAGCGGCTTTGGCATCTGCCGCGTCAGACACGTTTGCTCCCATGCCGGTCAATTGCCCCATTAGTATTTTTCGATGACTTGGGTTATCGTCCACAATTAAAATACGAACATCTTTCAGGACATCCGACATCCTTTTCTGATGATGGCCATTTTCAGATATGGACTGCTTTTTAAATTTTGCCGTAAACCAAAACAGGCAGCCTGGCCGACGGCTTTTTGATGGACCGATTTCGGAAACCGGCGAAATAACGCCGATATCTCCGTCCATCATTTGAACCAATTTTTTAGAAATGGCAAGCCCCAACCCAGTACCGCCGTATTTACGTGTAATGGAAGCATCCAACTGGATAAACTGTTCAAACAAATGATCCTGTTGATCCGGGGGGATACCCACCCCCGTATCCCTTACGGAAAAATAAATAAGAACCTCTTCTTGGGTTTCATGCTCGACATTCGCCTCTATCACCACCTCGCCGGACTTGGTAAACTTAACGGCATTACCTGTCAAATTGGTCAAAATTTGGCGCAGCCTGCCCGGATCGCCCTGAAGCAATCCCGGAACCTCGGGAGATACCCCGCAAATCAATTCCAGATCTTTTTCCTGGGCCTTCAAAGCCATCATCTGGGCAAAATCATCCATAAAGGTCAGCAATTCAAAATCCAAAAATTCCATGTCCAGTTTGCCTGCCTCTATTTTGGAAAAATCCAGTATATCGTTGATCAAAATCAAAAGCGCATCGGCACTGGCTTTAACATTGCTGGTATAAAGATGTTGTTCCTCGGAGAGATTCGTATCCAGCAGCAGCCCTGTCATACCAATGATACCGTTCATGGGTGTTCGGATTTCATGACTCATATTGGCCAAAAATTCGCTTTTTGCCCGGGTGGCCATCTCAGCTTTAGCCGCCATCCGGGTGGCCAGAGTTGTCTGTTTTTTCAAATCTTCATTGACGGTCATTAATTTGTTTTGGGCCTGTTTACGCTCGGTGATATCCGTATGAGTACCGAACATCATCAACGGCCTACCATCGTCAGTCCGGGAAATCACTCTGCCTTTATCCTGCACCCAGACCCAGTGCCCATCCTTATGCTTCATCCGACATTCAATATCATAAATTTCCAGGGTACCTGCAAAATGCCGCTTTAAATGGCGTTCTGACTTTTTTAAATCATCCGGATGCTCAAGCTGCATCCAGGTGTCAATGGAAACCGGCGACAACTCCCCAAGGGTATAACCGCAGATTTGGGCCCATCGTTCGTTAAATACGGTTTCACCGGTCTGTATATTCCATTCCCAGGTGCCGACATCCGTACCCCTGATCACGTTGGCCAGGCGTTCACGATCTTTAGAGATCTGCATCTGCGCATTTACATAATCGGTCTGGTCGAACATATAACCGTGAATTTGAACAACATTACCGGCATCGTTACGCAGCAGGCGGGTAAAATCATAAAACCATCGGTAGTCGCCGCTCTGGGTACGAAGCCTGTAAGTCTGCTCAAAATGCAAGGTTCCGTCTTCAATATATCCAGTTACTTCAGATAACAACTGGGTCAGGTCATCCGGGTGTATCAGTTCTGAATATCTAAAAGAGCTGTCCATCATCTGCTCGGGCGTGTACCCTAATATCTGACTAGCATTTTTGGACACAAAGGTCACAGGCCAGTGACTTTCAGGATTCCAGGAAATGGTGATCACAGGGCCTGCCGCAAATAGATCTCGTTCTGCTCGAAGGGCATCTTCCGCTTTTTGCTGCTCTGTGATATCCACAAATGTTTCCAAAAGAGCCGGCTGCCCGTTGTAGGTAAACGCCCGGACGGTTTTAATAATTGGGATTTCCCTACCGGCTTTACTTAAAAGCATCCGCCGGCTGTTGTCCATGGTCTGCCCAAGGTCCGTAATCGGGCAACTTCCTTTTGCCGCCGAACAGATATACTGCATGCATTCATGGCCGATGATCCTCTCCTGATCCGTACCGATAAGCTTTGCAGCGGCGGGGTTAACATAACGAATCACAAGATCCGCCCGACTAATAATGACCACACCGGCATCCAGCTGCTCAAGGATTTCCCGCTGCCGGGATTCGGCGTCCACCAAAGATGCCTGGGTCCGGGCCAGCTCTTTAAAGCTCTCATCGGCCATAGCCGCGATGGCTTGAAATTCATGAAAAGAATAATCATCCGCGTTGACATCATGCTCTGCAATGGCTCTTTGGAGCTTGAAAAGCTCTTTATCAACAGTTGCAATCAAACGGCGGGAGGCCAGTTTCAAAAGAAAAATCACGCCTAATGTCAGGCTGAAGATAATTAAAAGCTCTACAATAAATTGGTTGCGCAGCTGTCTTCCAAAGGATTGTATATTATTTTCAATATCATCCAGGTACAGGCCGCTGCCAATCACCCAGCCCCAGTCATTGAATTTGCGTGCAAACGAAATTTTTTGGGCCCCACGACCAAGAGACGGCTTATTCCATTCATATTGAACAAATCCCCCTCCGGCTCGACAGGCCGCGGCAACCAAACTCTGTACGACTTTTATGCCGTTGGGATCCGTGGCTTCCCAGAGGTCTTTACCGATCAATTCCGGCTGAATCGGGTTAAGCAGTACACGTCCCTTATTCGTGCAGATAAAAATATACCCCTCCCCTTGGGCATAAACATAGGTTTCCAGACCTTTTAATATTTGTTTTTTAATGCCTTCAATTGAGACACCTTTTTGAGCCAGAAGATAGCGCTCATAGTCAATATGAGCCAAAGCCCGATTAACCATGGTCTTGATTAAATTTTTTCTTTCGTTAAAAATGCTCTGACGTATCTGGGCCATTTCATTTTTAGCCACAAACCAGGATTGAACCGCCAGGCCTGTCACCAAAACAATACTCAGAAGAATAAGGGCCTGACGCAAATTGCTGCGAAAGACGTCCGGCATGGATCTGGTAAAAGTAGGGTCTGTTTTTGAAAACAGCCGGATCAGGCTGTGCCCTGCCAGTGCCAAAAGCAAAAGCCCCAGCCCGGCGGCAATGGCAACGTGCCATGATTTCGGCTCCGGCCAATTGTGGATTTGGACATCCTGTGGGAGAAAATCCGGATTTAAACCAAAGGAACGAAGCTTATCCCACAAAAAAATCGGGACATTTGGACTGTTTGTGATCACAGAGGGTATCTTTTTTTGCTGCAGTATCTCAAGGGCAAGTTTTCCGGCTGTTTGTCCCTGGTCCCGGGAACTTGCCAGCATTCCCCCGACAATGCCGTGGTCCAGGTAAAAATCCCACATACCGTAAACGGGTGCCGATGTTGCGCGGTCGATCAGCTCTGCTGCCGCCTCATTACTATAGTACACATCATCTTTATCCCGGTTGAAAAGCACCAGTAAAACGGCATCATCCGGGGAAATCGCTGCCAGGTTCTGCTGAAGTTCAACCGTGGACAATCCATGAAGCCACACCGGTACAAAGCCCAAATTGTCGTCTTTTAAAGCCGCTTCAACCTCTTTTTGGACGGCCGCGATAGTGGGCGTTGTTCCGGTAATAATCAACAGATCAATGGGAAGGGTTTTGTATTTCCAGTTCAGATACTCAAGCATGTGGACACCTGCCCCTGCCGGCGGCCGGCGCTTGCTGTCCGGGTACTCATTGAAAATTTCAACAGGAAAACCATCCAGAACCGTTCTAATACCTTCCTCGATATTATCGGTCCAGGAAAATCCTTTGTGGTAAGAATGCAGTATTAATATACGTTTTATTTTAACCGGCTGGGCATCGCCCACATCAGAGGCTGCTGAAACCTGGGCAAAAACCAATGAAAACAAAATAAAGCAGGAAATCAAAATGCTGAAAAAGAGATGCGTCAATGAAAATTGCATGCAATATTTTATGCCAAATACGGAGTTAGATTTCATTTTAACGGACACCATATACCGAATCTGTAAAGAAAATATCTGCCGCTTAATTCGTATTAGGTTGAATTCGCCTTGTGTCGGTCGATTTAGGAAAAAAGGCAGAGTTTATTGCTTAAGGATTACGAAATCAGAATACATTTAAAGGGTTGGAATTGCAAGGTTAGAAAATGGCGGCTCAGGATATAATCATCAAGTGCAATCCCCCACTGTTTATGATATTTAGAATTAAGGTCAGCTTGTTTAAAGACCTTATGCAAAAAATGAAAGGCCCCCTGCCATGCCCCGATTTTTAAATCGGTTTTACATTGAATTCATACGCCCCACAGATCCCGGGCTGTTCATTACCAGATATGCGGCCAAGGCTACGGTATGCTGCCTGCTTTCTTTGACTGCAGCCCTGCTCCTTGGGCTGCGCGGACATGATCTTTTGTGGTGGTTGATCGGTGCGCTGTGTACAATCCTGTTCCGTACCGGCAGTACCTTCAGTCGCCGGAAAATGTATGGATTGATCCTTTTGGGAACCGTATCCCTTACCGTGCCCATAGCTGCCGTCATCGGCAGTAATACCGGTGCAAGCCTGGCATTTATCTTTATTTTATCCTTTGCCTGTTTTTTTGTTGCAGCTTTAGGTGTCTCCGCCTCCACCATCGGCATCGGATGTCTTGTGGTCACCATGATTTCTATTTTTTCCCCTGCAGCAATAATTCCCGGGCTCATACGATCGGCCTGGTTGATGGGCGGCGGCCTGATCTCATTTTTAATCAACTTTTACCTGTGGCCATTTGATCCGGAAAAGGTGCTTTTGTCGGCAGCCAAGTTGGCGGTTGAAGATATGGGGCTCTTTTTTGACGGACTTTGCGCCAGAATCAAAAACCCCAGAGTCACAGATGCAAACTTAAATTACCTGAGTTCAGAAGCTTCAGCATCCATACGCCGGTACCGGATTTTCATGGAAAGCTTCAATGTGGACCCGTTAAAGGGCAGCCGAACCCAAGGCGGACCCGGCCTTTATTACTTTTCCCTGGTCCGGCTGTTTGAAACCCTGATGGGATTGTTTCATCACATCCATTTCTGCGATGGCAACCCCGAATTTGACGAACTTAAAGAGACCTTTTACACTGCGTCAGCAGGCATCGGCGAGGCCTTTGACCTTTTTACCGAAATGAAAAGCGGCATGTATATCAAACCCGATTTTTCCCCCATCCATACCGACCTGGAAGAAATCCAGACCGCTCTTGTGGAGATGAAAGGGTATCAGAAAGGAGATCATGGGCAAAATAAATTCCTGGAGGCATGGGCGGCCCTGTATGAACTGAAAAATGTGGTGGGCGAACTTGAAACCATGATGGCTTTGGCAGACCAGCGTTTCCAACTGAAGGTAAAACCCCATGCAGCCTAGTAAACGGGTCAGACTGTCCAAAGAATTTACCTTTTCCTCCCAGATCTTCCGGCACGCCCTGAGGGCCGCTGTTGCCATAACTTTAGCCGTGGGCATAGTCAAGCAGACAACCCTTTACCATGCGCTGTGGGTGCCGATAACCGTATTGGTAATCATGCGTCCCTCTTTGGGCGGCACCCTGCACATCAGCTGGAAACGGCTGGCCGGCACGGCTGCAGGGGCAGCTGCGGGTGTCCTTATCGCTTTTCTGGAGCTGCCGCTTGCTGCTATAAGCATTCTTGCCTTTGCGTTGCTGTTTTTAATTTTCTACTTCAAAGGGCGAAATTATCTTGTTTTTATCGCATTCCTGACTGCTGATCTGGTGATCGTTCTGAGCGCAGCCTTTCCTCACCCGTGGCAAAGCGGGGCCGAACGTATGCTTGACACGTTTTTAGGCATCGGCATCGGCATCGGGGTCTCTTTTGTGGTGTGGCCGAACTTTGCCAGAAAGACGCTGCGACATGCCGTGGGCGATCTGATCGCGGCCCAGCACCGCCATTTCAGTCGGCTTCGAAAGGCCTATTTCAGTGAAATCCCGGATTCCGTCCAACTTCTTTCCGGACGACTTCAGGCCCGGGAAAGTCTGGATAACTGCACCCAGAAATGCACGGATGCAGCCATAGAGCCCGGGCTCATCCCTGGACAGCGACAGGAACTGCTTAACCTGGTGGATCTTTTCGCCAAACTCCACAGGATCTTGATTGCCCTATCTTCCATTGTCGCCCATTCCACAGGGGTATTTAAAGGTCAGATAGAGCCTGATTTTAACAGATTGATGGATACGGTAGAGAATCAATTTTCACAATTGGAAACCTATGCCCGCACTGCTGAAAATTCTTTGTCGCCCCATGCTTTCAACGACGCTTTCAGTCGGTTTATGGCCCAGCTGGGCGCCATGCGCAAAAACGGTGAATTTGATCGATTTCCTCTGGATGCCCGGAACAACTCATCTTCTTTTATCCTGCAGATCCGTCAAATTGGAGATGGACTTGATCAGGTGTATGCCGGGCTGAAAAACCTCAGGACGCCCCAATGACATCTCATAACATTGGCTGCCGCCCTGTAAAATTAACGCGCTTGCGGCAAGCTGATAATTAATTAGGAATACAAACGCCTATCGCTTTAACGTCTGCTAAATTAAATAAAATCATCGATTTTTAAACCGGATTCGTAATTCGCTGCGATACGGCTAATCACAAAAATTTACTTGCTATACACCCGGAAATCAGCCTATTATTAAATAATTTCGAAATACAAATTAAAACATCTATGGAGCGATGATTTACTATGAATAGAATGCTCATCGTTGATGATGAAGAAATCGGCAGAACCGTAATGGAGGAGATTTTCAGTAAGTACGGTCCATCTGTCTCGGTCTCTTCCGGTACTGATGCGCTGCAAGTCTATCAAAAAGGCATTGAAAAAGGAAAACCCTTTGATCTGGTTTTGCTGGATATCTCTCTTAAAGATATCAGCGGGATGGAGGTCTTAAAAAAAATTAAAACCATTGATGCCGGACTCAAAGAACACAAATCCATGGTCATTATGGTTACCTCCCATGGTGAAAAAGACATCGTCATCGGTTGTATCAAATCTGGGTGTAAAGCCTATTTCATAAAACCATTAAAGCAGGATGCGGTGGATAAGAAAATGGCCGAATTGGGATTCTCCCCTGCCCAATAACAGGTTCTGAACACGCTTTTTCCAAAGCGGTATTTTTTCGGCGTCACTGATCAGGAAAACCACATGAAATCATCCGGTTATCATAATAAGGCCAAACTATATCTGGATAAATTTACAGCGCTGAAAACGGTGCCGCCTGTTGCGGCCCGCCTGATGAAGATGATCGAAGAAGATACCTCTTCCCTTGAAGAATTTGAAACGGTTATCCGGGTTGACCCGACATTGGTCTTACGAATTTTAAAGCTGATCAACTCTTCCTACTTTTCCCTGAGGACAAAAATCAAAAGCATATCCGAAGCGGTTGCCTACATCGGGATGGACAACCTAAGAAACATGATTGTTCTCGACGCAGTGAAAAATCTTTTTTTAAAAGATTCAACGACCACAGAATTTTCCAGAAAAAAATTGTGGGCCCATTGTGCCGTGACAAGCATTTGCTGCAATATGGTTGCCGAACGAATTTTTGTTCAAAAAGGGGAGGATGACTTTCTATGCGGTATTCTCCACGATATCGGCCTGATCGTTGAGGATCAGGTGGCCCCGGAAAAATTCAAATCATTTTGCCGCACATTTGAACCGGAGAACCAAAAACTGATTGATCACGAACGTATGACCATGGGAACAGATCATACCATCATCGGTTCTCTGCTGACCGAGCAATGGGGGTTGAAACCTGATCTTTGCCAGGGGATAAAATGTCATCACGATATCATGAACCATGTGGAACCGGACAGCCACAATGGTATCCTGCAAATTTCGGAATATCTGGCTTCTATGTTTGGGTATATGGCATACCCGGAAACACAACAAAAATTAAAATCCCCGCCTCTGCTTTTCCACATCAAAAAAAATATCATGGGCTACCGTGCCATTATAGATGATCTGCCCCAGGAAATTACAAGGGTTAAAGAGATTTATTCCCTTGGAGACGATGATACTGATGAACTTATTTGATGATATTCTTCAAGAATCAGATGACGAAATCAATGCCAGTTTTCTTGGATTGCTGAATCAATATCTTCCAACCTACACGTTTGGAATTTTGCTGAACACAGGCGGCGTTGTTGGATCCTTATCAGGTTCTCTTGCGGATACCGGCCTTGCCGACCAACTGCGACAAACTGTTGACAGCGGACAAGTATTAACCGGACCTAACGGGCCGTTGCTGTCTTTATCCCTACAAGATATGAATTCTGTTATTGTATGTGAAATACCCCAGGCGCTTGACCCGACCACGGCGTTTGCCATGACCCGGGATATTATCAATCTTTGCAAAAACCTCCATAAAAAAGAACGCCTTTTGTCTGAAGAAAAGGCACTGCTCGCAGCTCACAAAGAGCAGCGAGACCGAAGAATCAGGGTCCTGGAAAAAAAATACCAGGATATTCTTGCTCAAAACCAGACCCAGAGCGCCGAGTATTCCAAACTGCTTAAATCTGAAATCCAAAACCGGACGTCTGAACTGGAACAGTCTAACAAAGAGCTGGCCCAGGCCAAGGAACGGGCAGAAGCGGCGAATATTGCAAAAGATCAATTTTTAGCAAATATGAGTCATGAAATACGAACCCCCATGAACGGGGTGATCGGCATGGTTGAACTTCTTCTGGGGACCTCTTTGACCGAAGAACAGCGCCATTTTACTATGCTCATGAAAAACTCGTCCAACGCGCTTCTCAACGTCATTAATGATATCCTGGATTATTCAAAAATCGAAGCGGGAAAACTGGATATAGAGGAAATTGAATTTAATTTAAGACAAGTCATAGAAGAGCTTTCAGATATTATATCCATATCCCTATTTGAAAAAGGCCTCTTTTTTGCGGGAATTTTTGAAGCCGATGTGCCGGTGATGCTAAAGGGCGATCCGGTGCGGCTGCGCCAGATCATCATGAATTTCTGCGGAAATGCCGTTAAATTTACCCGGCAGGGCGGCGTTGTGCTTCAGGTCGGTTTAGAATCAAAAACCTCGTTTGGCGTGCAGCTCAAATTTTCAGTAACCGACACGGGCATCGGTATTCCAACAGACCGGATAAGCGGATTATTCCAATCTTTTTCCCAGGTGGACGCAAGTATGACCCGACAATATGGCGGCACCGGACTTGGACTGGCGATCTGCAAGCAGCTGACCGAAATGATGGGGGGAAAGGTCGGTGTATCCTCACAGGAGAATAAGGGGTCCACCTTCTGGTGCAAAATAGAATTTAAGCAGCAGGATAAAGGGGACCCAATACCTGACGTGAGTCTGGAACAGGATGCGATGATATTAATCGCCGATGCCAACCCGGCAGCCAGACAGGTATTGATCGAATATATAAAACCTTTGGGATATCCGTTCCA is a genomic window of uncultured Desulfobacter sp. containing:
- a CDS encoding ATP-binding protein, which encodes MNLFDDILQESDDEINASFLGLLNQYLPTYTFGILLNTGGVVGSLSGSLADTGLADQLRQTVDSGQVLTGPNGPLLSLSLQDMNSVIVCEIPQALDPTTAFAMTRDIINLCKNLHKKERLLSEEKALLAAHKEQRDRRIRVLEKKYQDILAQNQTQSAEYSKLLKSEIQNRTSELEQSNKELAQAKERAEAANIAKDQFLANMSHEIRTPMNGVIGMVELLLGTSLTEEQRHFTMLMKNSSNALLNVINDILDYSKIEAGKLDIEEIEFNLRQVIEELSDIISISLFEKGLFFAGIFEADVPVMLKGDPVRLRQIIMNFCGNAVKFTRQGGVVLQVGLESKTSFGVQLKFSVTDTGIGIPTDRISGLFQSFSQVDASMTRQYGGTGLGLAICKQLTEMMGGKVGVSSQENKGSTFWCKIEFKQQDKGDPIPDVSLEQDAMILIADANPAARQVLIEYIKPLGYPFQEACDIIDACSKILSARQSDTPFSYVFFDQDLPGIPSTDLVEAAAETCDISDTTFVRLAFLGRQNHQQSNAPHPRIINLNKPVKYADFIGCLSSPDSLINMQTQGNTQRMQADSDTFKLTCSCRLLLAEDDEMNRIVAENLLKKMNIADIQIAENGQEALDLFKAGQFDLILMDGQMPVMSGLDAAMNIRKYEKEHNLSPVTIIALTAHAMKQDRELFLANGMNDYITKPLTARALSDAIERTMPESYGKTTIYPKDASIIQRENDENVVDMAELREIMSANKSLLDKCTRTFKKNHGPVLTRIMESISADDGPELQKSAHQLKGMLKYLAAKSAAQTAYRLEQMGAESNIKDASALIVQLQDACKSILDCLENVSDKDGFR